One part of the Chryseobacterium sp. 7 genome encodes these proteins:
- a CDS encoding T6SS phospholipase effector Tle1-like catalytic domain-containing protein, whose product MNGSSVISVGIFFDGTGNNGVNILSADKPLNNNESYYGTFSNIYKLYSLFIGDKKIYIEGIGTVTGSEDSNFAMATCANPPYGIGYSSDDKLQKVRDFVEDITHDETKEYHFYIYGFGRGGMLARTFCNQLLTHFSPGNYKIKFLGAFDTVESKPFNTYNLNIPVQVENALHICAINESRFFFPLTGFFENSKTMQDQKTENQSSIWKEIFVPGDHADVGGGYLEGPQSVYISTDFMNVDDLHCYVSDIRNAKTNPEGNKIWNALLSGYEVETANGLSQAYVCRDKVYNDLSKVYGKLMMEETNEILSVFSTENYAYFGTDYNKHAFLNRFYIKMKEYIKDLSVNKKPIYDFEKFADYTHISANFGLYSHSFRNRSQQEINIEMINNGLNVSSSTSVDQTSQTRLSVELHLPEDSFVADFLYGTSVPNNDIWVRSIIKTPAVITSH is encoded by the coding sequence ATGAATGGCAGCAGCGTGATTTCCGTCGGGATTTTCTTTGACGGTACAGGAAATAATGGGGTCAATATTCTTTCAGCGGATAAACCACTGAACAATAATGAAAGCTATTATGGTACCTTCAGCAATATCTACAAATTATACAGTTTATTTATTGGAGATAAAAAAATATATATCGAAGGAATAGGAACCGTAACAGGTAGTGAAGACAGTAATTTTGCGATGGCAACATGCGCAAATCCGCCCTATGGCATAGGATATTCTTCGGATGATAAACTTCAGAAAGTCAGAGATTTTGTGGAGGATATTACTCATGACGAAACCAAAGAATATCATTTTTATATCTATGGATTCGGAAGGGGAGGAATGTTAGCAAGAACTTTCTGTAACCAGCTTTTGACTCATTTTTCTCCAGGAAATTATAAAATAAAATTTTTAGGAGCTTTTGATACAGTAGAATCCAAACCTTTTAATACCTATAATCTGAACATTCCTGTACAGGTAGAAAATGCCTTGCATATCTGTGCCATCAATGAAAGCCGATTCTTTTTCCCACTAACAGGTTTTTTTGAAAACTCGAAGACCATGCAGGATCAGAAAACGGAAAATCAGTCGTCCATTTGGAAAGAAATTTTTGTGCCGGGAGACCATGCCGATGTGGGAGGAGGGTATCTGGAAGGGCCGCAATCTGTTTATATTTCTACAGATTTCATGAATGTAGATGATTTACACTGCTATGTCTCAGATATCAGAAATGCAAAAACCAATCCCGAAGGAAATAAAATATGGAATGCTTTGCTTTCAGGCTACGAAGTTGAAACGGCTAATGGTCTTTCCCAAGCATATGTATGCAGGGATAAAGTATATAATGATCTTTCTAAAGTATATGGAAAGCTGATGATGGAGGAAACCAATGAAATATTATCTGTTTTTAGTACAGAAAACTATGCCTATTTTGGAACGGATTATAATAAACATGCTTTTCTCAATCGGTTTTATATTAAAATGAAAGAATATATAAAAGATCTTTCTGTAAACAAAAAGCCAATATATGATTTTGAAAAATTTGCAGATTATACCCATATTTCAGCCAACTTCGGATTGTATAGTCATAGTTTCAGGAATAGATCGCAGCAGGAAATTAATATTGAAATGATTAACAACGGGCTCAATGTTTCCAGCAGTACATCTGTTGATCAAACCAGCCAGACAAGACTTTCTGTGGAACTTCATCTGCCGGAAGACAGCTTTGTTGCAGATTTTCTTTATGGAACCAGTGTTCCTAATAATGATATCTGGGTCCGTTCAATTATAAAAACTCCAGCAGTTATTACTTCACATTAA
- a CDS encoding ABC-F family ATP-binding cassette domain-containing protein, producing the protein MLSVQSLGLHHSGNYLFQNVNFTIKKDDKVGLVGKNGAGKSTLLKMLSGEINFYEGEVVTEGSVTIGFLKQDLDFVKGRTVWAETMQAFEQINAWKNELEEVNHQMTVRTDYESDSYTDLINKMTELNDLLMNHDAYNLEGDMEKVLFGLGFKADDFQKITDEFSGGWRMRIELAKLLLQKNDIMLLDEPTNHLDMESIIWLENFLKDYPGAIVLVSHDKQFMTAVCNRTFDINNKKVDDYKANYSKYLVMREDRREKLIQAKKNQDAEIKQMEDNINKFRASATKASFAQSLIKKLDKIERIEVDNEDVSKFNIRFVQSMVPGKIIFEAENLGKAYGQKQIFDDVDFIVQRGDRIALLGQNGQGKTTLAKILAGDIKDYSGTWNLGHNVNIGYFAQNQEEVLTPNKTVLEEAEDAATEETRPRVRDLLGSFLFQGDAVTKKTKVLSGGERNRLALCKLLLRPFNTLIMDEPTNHLDIQSKEIIKLALQNFEGTLIVISHDREFLQGLCDKIYEFRDGKMKEFLGDINEYLEYRQKETIREISAEKAKLHSEVKVEPKKVEVKPVVSSNPSSNIVSKEQKNIQNKIKKVEEKISELETKVEEMEASFAKENPSDETLEQYNKAKEELNVALQEWEYLGTQLD; encoded by the coding sequence ATGCTTTCGGTTCAAAGTTTAGGATTACATCATTCAGGAAATTATTTATTTCAAAATGTCAATTTTACCATTAAAAAAGATGATAAAGTTGGTCTCGTAGGAAAAAATGGAGCGGGTAAATCCACTTTATTGAAAATGCTGTCCGGAGAAATTAATTTCTACGAAGGAGAGGTAGTGACTGAAGGAAGCGTTACCATTGGTTTCCTTAAACAGGATCTTGACTTTGTGAAAGGAAGAACGGTTTGGGCTGAAACAATGCAGGCTTTTGAACAGATCAACGCCTGGAAGAATGAGCTTGAAGAGGTGAATCACCAGATGACGGTGAGAACTGACTATGAAAGCGATTCTTATACGGATCTGATTAATAAAATGACCGAACTGAATGACCTTCTAATGAACCATGATGCCTACAATCTTGAAGGTGACATGGAAAAAGTGTTATTCGGTCTAGGATTTAAAGCTGATGATTTTCAAAAAATTACCGATGAATTTTCCGGAGGATGGAGAATGAGAATCGAGTTGGCAAAATTACTTCTTCAGAAGAATGACATCATGCTTCTCGATGAGCCTACCAACCACCTGGATATGGAATCCATCATATGGTTAGAGAATTTCCTGAAAGACTATCCGGGAGCTATTGTTCTGGTAAGTCACGATAAACAGTTCATGACAGCGGTTTGTAACCGTACTTTTGATATCAATAATAAAAAAGTTGACGACTATAAAGCCAACTACTCGAAATATCTTGTAATGAGAGAAGATCGCCGTGAAAAGCTGATTCAGGCTAAAAAGAATCAGGATGCGGAGATCAAGCAGATGGAAGATAATATTAATAAGTTCCGTGCAAGTGCTACCAAAGCATCTTTTGCGCAGTCACTTATTAAAAAATTAGATAAAATAGAACGTATCGAGGTTGATAATGAAGACGTTTCAAAATTCAATATCCGTTTCGTACAGTCTATGGTTCCTGGTAAAATTATTTTTGAAGCTGAAAATTTAGGAAAAGCTTATGGCCAGAAACAGATTTTTGATGATGTAGACTTTATTGTTCAGAGAGGAGACAGAATTGCTCTTTTAGGACAAAACGGACAGGGAAAAACAACGTTGGCTAAAATTTTAGCAGGAGATATTAAAGATTATTCCGGAACATGGAATCTTGGGCATAACGTCAACATCGGATATTTTGCTCAGAATCAGGAAGAGGTGTTAACCCCTAATAAAACGGTTCTGGAAGAAGCAGAAGATGCTGCAACGGAAGAAACAAGACCAAGGGTAAGAGACTTATTAGGATCTTTCCTTTTCCAGGGAGATGCCGTTACCAAGAAAACAAAAGTACTTTCCGGAGGAGAAAGAAACCGTCTGGCACTTTGTAAACTGTTGCTTCGTCCTTTCAACACGCTGATCATGGACGAACCCACCAACCACCTTGATATCCAGTCTAAGGAGATTATCAAGCTGGCGCTGCAGAATTTTGAGGGAACTCTAATTGTAATTTCGCACGACAGAGAATTCCTTCAGGGACTTTGTGATAAGATCTACGAATTCCGTGATGGGAAAATGAAAGAATTCCTGGGAGATATCAACGAATATCTTGAATACAGACAAAAGGAAACCATCAGGGAGATTTCTGCAGAAAAAGCGAAACTTCACAGCGAAGTAAAGGTAGAGCCTAAGAAAGTGGAAGTGAAGCCTGTAGTGAGCAGCAACCCATCTTCAAACATTGTAAGTAAAGAACAGAAAAATATTCAGAATAAAATCAAGAAAGTAGAAGAAA